TGGGGAGTTTCTCCAGCTGCCAGTGCACGGTCAGAAACACCGGCCGCGACATCTCGGCCGCCGCGGCGAAACTGCATGCCGAGGCCACCGGCCGGTACTGGGGATACGCGACGGCCATCGAGGCGGCGTTCGACGAGCTGCTGGTGAATTTCGTGCGGATGTTTTCGGAAGCGAACCGCGAGCAGGTGCCGGCGGACCCGGTCACCGCGAAGGTGGGCATGTTCCTCGAGGCGCACATGGACCGGGAGCTCACGCTCGAGGAGATCGCCGACTGGGCCGGCGTCTCGAAGAACCACCTGTGCCGCATTTTCAAGAAGTCCACGGGCCAGCGCGTCTTCCAGTATCTCAACGCCCTGCGGATCCGACGGGTCTGCGAGCGCTTGAGGGGCGGAGGCGAGACCGTCGAGCACATCGCCAGGTCGGTCGGATTCAATAACATGAACTATTTTCACAAGGTGTTCAGGAACGTCACCGGCACCATGCCGACCGCATGGCGCAAATCCGCGGGAACGGTCTCCGCGCCCGCGATCATGGAGGGTTGATCATGCGTTTTCAGCTCGCCGCCCTGCTCGCGATCGTGCTCACGACCTGTTTCTCCGCCCCGCTTTGCGCCGAAGGGCCCGCCTGGGCCGTCGACGGCAAACTGGGATTTCACTTCGCCTTTTTCGACGCGACGGAGCATGCTCCCGACGATTCCTGGAAAACGGTTCCCGTCGCGCAGGTTTCCCCGAACCCCGCTCCCGGCGCCGCCGACATCACGAACATCGACCTCGACGGCATCCGCGGCCTCGGTTTTCCGCTGCCCGCCCGTCCCGGCCCGGGATCGTTCACGTTCTTCCTGAAATTCTTCGAGTTCCCGGCATGGCTGAGCGCCGAAGCAGCCACGGCGTGCGTCGTCGACGGATACGGCCTGCATCTTCTGCCGGGCGGCGCCGAACTTCGGGCATGGCTGTCGGACCGCGGTCACCTGCGGGTGAAGAAAGGGGTCGTCGCTCCGACCGGCCAGCTTTTCTCGGCCGCCGTCCCGTATCCCGACCTGGTCGTTCCGCAAAAGGACGTGACCATCGAAGGAACCGCGCTGAAGCCTCAGCAGTATTTCGACCGCTCCGTCCCGTTCGTCTCCCTATATCTCCTGCCGGCCGAAACCGAGCCGGCGGGCATCTCCGAAAACGACCGCGTCGTCTGGAGCGGCAAGGGCGTTCTCGCCTTCCACAAGGCGCTCACCGAGTCATATTCCAAAAACTATACTTCCGTGAAGGGAAGCAATCCCGACACGTATAGCTACTTCCGTCTGCCGGGCGCGAGCGGAACCGTGACGATTCTGAAGCTGCCTCTCAAGCCGATGACCTTCGAAGCAAACTGGCGCGATCTCCCGATGCCCGAGAACCCGGAAAAGGTCTTTCTGTCGGCTCTTCTGCTGATCTACCGCTACGAATACCAGGTGACGGGACCCCTCGGCGATGAGACGGCCGTCGACTCGCCCGCATTCGCGGCCGCCACGAAACTCCTCGACGCGCAGGTGTTCGAGGCAGGATCGGTCGTCCGCCAGCCGTGACGGGTTTCTGGCCGTGATCGGTTACAGGAACATCCGTCTCAACCCTCCTGTTATTGGCAATTAGCATTGACATTTGCCAATAATTATTTATCCTTATATGAGGAGGTGTTGCCATGGAAGCTATTTTGGATAAATTTGGGCGGATTGTTATCCCGAAAGAAATTCGTGATGCCCTGGGCCTGCGTCCAGGCTCATCTTTCCTAATTGAAGAGAAGAATCAGGGAATTCTGTTAAAGCCGGTTGAAGGCACTCCTCATATAAAAAATGAACATGGATGGCTCATTTTTACCGGCGATCTTCAAGCTGATATTTCCAATACTATCAATGATGTCCGCAAAGAGCGGTTTGAACATGTATCAGGAATGAACAAATGAAAATATTTGCTGATACTTCGTTCTTCATTGCGGCACTCATCGAAAGTCATCCTCATCACTCAAGAACCATGCCATGGATTGAAAAGCTTTCTCACAAGAAAATAGACCTCGGTGTTTCCAGCCATTCAATTGCTGAGATATTCGCAATCCTTACAACACTCCCAATTGTTCCCAGAATTCCTCCCGGCACAGCATTAGAAATCATTAACAATAACATTATTCAAAATTCTCACGTCATTGAATTGAAAACATCTGACTACTTGAAATGTTTACATTTAGCTACCGAAAGAGGTCTTCACGGTGGAATCATTTACGATATATTAATTGCTTATTGTTTCGATAAATTCAAAGGCGATGGCATTCTCACATTTAATCACAAAGACTTTGCCAGAATCTTACCCGATAAAAAAGAATTTATCATTGTCCCATAAGGGAAATATTCCTATGCGATTGAGCACCCCCTGGGATGTTCTGCTGTGCGATATCGACGGAACGCTGATGGGCAAAACGCCGTCAGGGTCCTGGGCCGCCTTTCCCGGCGCCCCGGATGCGCTGAGAGAGGTTCGCGGGCACGTGCGGACGGTGTTCGTGACGAACACGACGTCCCAGTCGCAGAAGGCCATCCATCAACTCCTGAACGACCTCGGGTTTCCGTGCGAACCAGGCGAGGTCTACACTCCGTGGGCGGTGGCCCGGGAGGTCATGTGGAAGGAAGGCCGCACGAGCGGGTATGCTTTCCTTCCGCCCCGCGACCGGAGCGAGGCGGACTGGTTCGTCATCGACGAACAAGGCGGCAATGCCGTGCTGGTCGGAGACGAATCGCTTGACGCGACGTTCCGGCAGGTGCAGAACGCATTCCGCCTGCTGATGCGCGGGGCGAAGCTGTATTCCCTTCAGAGAAACCGGTATTACCGCGGCTCCGACGGTTTGTGCCTCGATCTCGGGCCGCTGACGGCGGCTCTCGAATACGCGAGTGGCCAGCAGGCGGTCGTTTTCGGGAAACCGTCCCCCACCCTGTTTGCAAGCATCGCCGGGGCATACGGCACGAGCCCGGAGCGCATGGCCATCGTGGGGGACGACGCCGAGTTCGACGTCGCGGCGCCGATGAAGCAGGGGCTGACAGGGATTCTCGTCAGGACGGGGAAGTATCTCGCGGGAAGCGAGGACCGCCTCGAACGGCCACCCAGCTTCACGCTCGACTCGTTCGCCAGCCTGCCGGCGCTTCTGAAGGCGCTCGACTGAGCCTCAGCCTTCGAGGTCGGTGCGGGACAGGTTGAGGGTTTTGAGGTGCCTGTATAGGGTCGCCTTGTGGACCCCCAGAATCGCGGCCGCGCGGGTGATGTTTCCACGGGCATCCGCGAACGCCTGCCGGATGATTTCGGGGTCGAGGTCGATCTTGCCGCCCGGCTGACGCGAAGAAACGGCCGGCATCACCGGTTCCGCCGGTGCCTTCCGGATTTCGACGACATCGCCGTTTTCCCCGTCGACCCGAATGGGAGGAGGAGTCGCCGGGCGGGGCATTTCGACCGGCGCGGTATCGGTTCCAAGGGGAATGGCGCTCCGATAGGGCAGCATGGTGACGCGCGGGTCGTACCGGGCAAACCGGGCCGCGTTCATCCGCTCGTCATACCACTCTTTCAGTGACCGCAGGCCGATGACCTCACCCTGGGTCTCGGCGAACAACCGCTCCATCAAGTTTCGCAGCTCGCGCACGTTTCCCGGCCACTGGTACTGTTTCAGCAGGTGGATCGCCTCGCGGGTCAGGCAGCCGACGCGACGGCCGTATTTTTCGTTGAAGAGGCCGATGAAATGCCTGATGAGCAGCTCCAGGTCGTTCGGCCGGTCGCGTAGCGGCGGCACGGTGATCTGGAGGGCGTTGATGCGGTAGAACAGGTCGGCGCGGAACCGGCCCAGGGCGACCGCTTCCTCGAGCTGCACGTTGGTCGCGGCGACGAGCCGCACGTCGACCTTGATCGGCTTTTCCCCGCCGACTCGCTCGATCGTCTGGTCTTCGAGAACGCGGAGCAGCTTCGCCTGCGAGCTGAGCGGCAGGTCGCCGATCTCGTCGAGGAACAGTGTCCCGCTGTCGGCACGCTCGAACCGGCCTTTGTGGGAGCGGATCGCGCTGGTGAACGATCCTTTCTCGTGGCCGAACAGTTCGCTTTCAAACAGCGTCTCGGTGATCGCGCTGCAGTTGAGCGTGACGAAGGGCGCCGAGCTGCGCTTGCTGGACAGATGCACCGCCCGCGCGATTCCTTCCTTGCCCGAGCCCGTTTCGCCGACGACCAGCACCGGGGCGTCCGAGACGCCGTACAGCCTGATCTTGTTGAAGACGCGCTGCATCGGCTGGGACATGCCAACGAGGCCGTGGAACGAGGCCTCCCGCAGGTCGATGGCGTTCGGTTCGTCGGCCGGAAGCGGCCGTTCCTGGAAGCGGATCGCGACACCCTTCGAGCCATCCGGGAGCGTTTCCGGATGGGCCTCGAGCAGGACCTGGTGCTCCTGTTCGTGCCGGTCGCGAAGCCGGGCCTTGAATTCCCTGATCGAAGCGCCGGTCTCAAGCACCTGCTCCGCGAGCTCGATCACGTCGGGGAAGGCG
The nucleotide sequence above comes from Candidatus Ozemobacteraceae bacterium. Encoded proteins:
- a CDS encoding AraC family transcriptional regulator — encoded protein: MASLLEHPFTKLVFEHRNFSLYRFEGRFQRKTRLTLKSDRIGIFLCEKGHFHSDTTTLTHHLHERLVSFALSHDCTKVFDAGVEIVFLLVMFDRDVLEAFIRRVGGDVNLVMGSFSSCQCTVRNTGRDISAAAAKLHAEATGRYWGYATAIEAAFDELLVNFVRMFSEANREQVPADPVTAKVGMFLEAHMDRELTLEEIADWAGVSKNHLCRIFKKSTGQRVFQYLNALRIRRVCERLRGGGETVEHIARSVGFNNMNYFHKVFRNVTGTMPTAWRKSAGTVSAPAIMEG
- a CDS encoding AbrB/MazE/SpoVT family DNA-binding domain-containing protein, encoding MEAILDKFGRIVIPKEIRDALGLRPGSSFLIEEKNQGILLKPVEGTPHIKNEHGWLIFTGDLQADISNTINDVRKERFEHVSGMNK
- a CDS encoding PIN domain-containing protein, with protein sequence MKIFADTSFFIAALIESHPHHSRTMPWIEKLSHKKIDLGVSSHSIAEIFAILTTLPIVPRIPPGTALEIINNNIIQNSHVIELKTSDYLKCLHLATERGLHGGIIYDILIAYCFDKFKGDGILTFNHKDFARILPDKKEFIIVP
- a CDS encoding HAD hydrolase-like protein, yielding MRLSTPWDVLLCDIDGTLMGKTPSGSWAAFPGAPDALREVRGHVRTVFVTNTTSQSQKAIHQLLNDLGFPCEPGEVYTPWAVAREVMWKEGRTSGYAFLPPRDRSEADWFVIDEQGGNAVLVGDESLDATFRQVQNAFRLLMRGAKLYSLQRNRYYRGSDGLCLDLGPLTAALEYASGQQAVVFGKPSPTLFASIAGAYGTSPERMAIVGDDAEFDVAAPMKQGLTGILVRTGKYLAGSEDRLERPPSFTLDSFASLPALLKALD
- a CDS encoding sigma-54 dependent transcriptional regulator; its protein translation is MKPANSTLPLLPMQPELLLLRRGSGWIVGRIPSWLAEYLGKPQRSLSADRNGGADDTDWLEGAFPDVIELAEQVLETGASIREFKARLRDRHEQEHQVLLEAHPETLPDGSKGVAIRFQERPLPADEPNAIDLREASFHGLVGMSQPMQRVFNKIRLYGVSDAPVLVVGETGSGKEGIARAVHLSSKRSSAPFVTLNCSAITETLFESELFGHEKGSFTSAIRSHKGRFERADSGTLFLDEIGDLPLSSQAKLLRVLEDQTIERVGGEKPIKVDVRLVAATNVQLEEAVALGRFRADLFYRINALQITVPPLRDRPNDLELLIRHFIGLFNEKYGRRVGCLTREAIHLLKQYQWPGNVRELRNLMERLFAETQGEVIGLRSLKEWYDERMNAARFARYDPRVTMLPYRSAIPLGTDTAPVEMPRPATPPPIRVDGENGDVVEIRKAPAEPVMPAVSSRQPGGKIDLDPEIIRQAFADARGNITRAAAILGVHKATLYRHLKTLNLSRTDLEG